The following are encoded together in the Bos mutus isolate GX-2022 chromosome 3, NWIPB_WYAK_1.1, whole genome shotgun sequence genome:
- the FAM240C gene encoding protein FAM240C → MSKSYTMKYHGRVTYDADVLKMFWEKKIKLHTEQLQKEDMRIRRSALDRLRDEWARQLERRNQMLQSSQEAPPRPAPLGTPALRTGDQLAA, encoded by the exons ATGAGCAAAAGCTACACCATGAAGTACCACGGAAGGGTAACCTATGATGCCGACGTGCTAAAGAtgttttgggagaaaaaaatcaagcttCACACGGAACAACTGCAAAAGGAGGACATGAGGATCCGCAGGAGCGCCCTGGACAG GCTCCGCGACGAGTGGGCTCGGCAGCTGGAGAGAAGGAACCAGATGCTGCAGAGCTCCCAGGAGGCGCCCCCGCGGCCAGCCCCGCTGGGCACCCCCGCCCTGCGCACCGGGGACCAGCTGGCGGCCTGA